One genomic segment of Culturomica massiliensis includes these proteins:
- a CDS encoding tetratricopeptide repeat protein, with protein MTRIPENRAIKARYALLYTEALHKNLVKVTSDSLIDIALDYYPKTNDWQRTAKTYFYKGKIYSTNNEWKKACENLLQAEQLALKTNDQKLLGLIYNELGEIYWYQDYIEDAFKYYQLSYKYFLNEADSLNANYILGSIAGCYLGKNKLDSAYIHYDKALKFFKEERDTKEISYLESALLYVCFLTENTKRIHEIFAKNKKDTTNSFNRYVILSECHYYLRQYDSAQYYLKLALADSTVKLNNIQKQSIYLHLYQIEEKRSNYKEAFQYVLEYCNITDCLFQQERREAVLNTEKQFRNKLLSNQNEQLKTEAQIHYLLLIILILFLALLICLTIYWINRHKKALRKKENEIEEYLQLVENLKEQHKFTENQFIYRLNEKNREQLQLKEALEKRLAIIKQLTALSIQYRGKANRDIFYTKVNELMKLHTLTQEVLHNLCDIVNINYHGIIDFLKKQFPQLSQEDLEWCAFICSDFSPQEISVIYNVSVNYFYVKNNRLSSKMDINQSLPLYLKEMAKQLYQEKFA; from the coding sequence ATGACTAGAATCCCCGAAAACCGGGCCATAAAAGCTCGATACGCCCTTTTGTATACAGAAGCCCTGCATAAAAATCTGGTAAAAGTTACCTCTGACTCACTGATTGATATCGCCTTGGATTATTATCCTAAAACAAACGACTGGCAAAGAACAGCCAAAACCTATTTTTACAAAGGAAAAATCTATTCTACAAATAATGAATGGAAAAAAGCTTGTGAAAATTTACTACAAGCCGAGCAATTGGCTTTAAAAACAAATGACCAAAAATTATTAGGACTTATTTACAATGAGTTAGGTGAGATATACTGGTACCAGGATTATATAGAAGACGCATTTAAATATTACCAATTATCCTACAAATATTTTTTAAATGAAGCAGACTCTTTAAATGCCAATTACATCTTGGGATCTATTGCCGGATGTTATTTAGGAAAAAATAAATTAGACAGTGCGTATATTCATTACGACAAAGCTTTAAAATTTTTTAAAGAGGAGAGAGATACAAAAGAAATATCTTATCTTGAAAGTGCCTTATTATATGTATGCTTTCTAACTGAAAATACAAAACGTATTCACGAAATTTTCGCTAAAAATAAAAAAGATACTACAAATTCTTTCAATAGATATGTAATCTTAAGTGAATGCCATTATTATTTAAGACAATATGATTCTGCCCAATATTACTTAAAATTGGCTTTAGCAGATTCAACGGTGAAATTAAACAATATACAGAAACAAAGCATCTACTTACATCTATACCAAATCGAAGAAAAACGTTCAAATTACAAAGAAGCATTTCAATATGTCTTGGAATATTGTAATATAACGGACTGTCTATTTCAACAGGAACGCAGAGAAGCTGTTCTGAATACGGAAAAACAATTCAGAAACAAACTATTATCGAATCAAAACGAACAACTAAAGACAGAAGCACAGATACATTATCTACTATTGATAATACTGATTTTATTTCTGGCCTTATTGATCTGCTTAACTATTTATTGGATCAACCGCCATAAAAAGGCATTGAGGAAGAAAGAAAATGAGATAGAAGAATATCTGCAATTGGTGGAAAATCTGAAAGAACAACACAAATTTACGGAAAACCAATTTATATACCGATTAAATGAGAAAAACCGGGAACAACTGCAATTAAAAGAAGCGTTGGAAAAACGGCTGGCCATCATTAAGCAACTCACAGCTCTGTCCATTCAGTACAGAGGGAAAGCAAACCGGGATATCTTTTACACAAAGGTAAACGAATTGATGAAACTCCATACACTCACACAGGAAGTACTTCACAATCTATGTGATATCGTCAATATCAATTATCACGGTATTATCGACTTTCTTAAAAAACAATTTCCTCAACTTTCACAAGAGGATTTAGAGTGGTGCGCCTTTATCTGTTCCGATTTCTCGCCTCAGGAAATAAGTGTAATTTATAACGTAAGTGTCAATTATTTCTACGTAAAAAACAATCGGCTGAGCAGTAAAATGGATATCAACCAATCCCTTCCCTTGTATCTTAAAGAAATGGCAAAACAACTTTATCAGGAAAAGTTCGCTTGA
- a CDS encoding DUF389 domain-containing protein: MKFSELFTQFKDYLKGILDPSGDREGEAQTVENICSGINFKGSNLWVLIFAIFIASLGLNVNSTAVIIGAMLISPLMGPIMGIGLGLGINDFELIKKAFRNLAIATVFGILTSTFYFLISPLNEARSELLARTTPTIYDVLIAFFGGMAGIVASSTRLKGNVIPGVAIATALMPPLCTAGFGLASGNFSYFFGAFYLYVINSVFIAFATTLGVKLMHFSKKSFVDKVREKKVQQLVYTILFLTVVPSVYITYNMVRTNIFETNANRFITNEINFPNTFVVNKHIQAEAPERSISVSLIGKKVSEESIVMLRQKMEQYGLKNVALSISQGLGEDEKEDGLNSLVLQDFYRLNREKMVSQEAEISLLKARLTNYTVYDSATVELGPELKILFPYVKSIALSRMVRINVELQTNDTLNVAFLSYQKPPSEDDEERFKTWLETRLKTKRIKVIEEK, encoded by the coding sequence ATGAAATTCTCGGAGTTATTTACCCAATTTAAAGATTATTTGAAAGGAATCCTTGATCCTTCCGGGGATCGCGAAGGTGAGGCTCAAACGGTGGAAAATATTTGCAGTGGAATTAACTTCAAAGGCAGTAATCTTTGGGTATTGATCTTTGCTATCTTTATCGCTTCTTTGGGGTTGAATGTGAATTCAACGGCCGTTATTATCGGTGCGATGTTGATATCTCCTTTGATGGGGCCGATCATGGGCATCGGTTTAGGGCTTGGAATTAATGATTTCGAGTTGATAAAAAAGGCATTCCGTAATTTAGCCATTGCTACGGTGTTCGGAATTCTGACATCTACGTTCTATTTTTTGATTTCTCCTTTAAACGAGGCCCGTTCCGAGTTACTGGCGCGAACGACTCCGACGATTTATGACGTTTTGATCGCTTTTTTCGGCGGGATGGCTGGTATTGTCGCTTCGAGTACGCGTTTAAAAGGGAATGTGATTCCCGGTGTAGCTATTGCTACGGCTTTAATGCCTCCCTTGTGTACGGCCGGATTCGGTCTTGCCAGCGGGAATTTCTCTTATTTTTTCGGTGCGTTTTATCTGTATGTGATCAATTCGGTTTTCATTGCTTTTGCTACGACATTGGGTGTAAAACTGATGCATTTTTCCAAAAAGTCGTTTGTCGATAAAGTGCGGGAAAAAAAGGTGCAGCAACTGGTTTATACGATTCTTTTCCTGACCGTGGTGCCGAGTGTTTATATTACATATAATATGGTGCGTACCAATATTTTTGAAACCAATGCGAACCGGTTTATCACCAACGAGATCAATTTCCCGAATACATTCGTCGTCAACAAGCATATACAGGCGGAAGCTCCGGAACGTAGCATATCCGTTTCGTTGATCGGAAAAAAAGTATCGGAAGAATCAATTGTGATGTTGCGTCAGAAAATGGAGCAATATGGATTGAAAAACGTTGCGCTGTCGATTTCTCAGGGACTTGGGGAAGATGAAAAAGAAGACGGATTGAATAGCCTTGTCCTACAGGATTTTTATCGTTTAAACCGGGAGAAAATGGTTAGTCAGGAAGCGGAGATCAGCTTGTTGAAAGCCCGCCTGACCAATTATACGGTTTATGATTCAGCGACCGTGGAGCTTGGACCGGAATTGAAGATTTTGTTTCCTTATGTAAAATCGATCGCTTTGTCCCGTATGGTACGTATAAATGTCGAATTACAGACAAACGATACTTTGAATGTAGCTTTTTTGTCTTATCAAAAGCCTCCTTCAGAGGATGATGAAGAGCGTTTTAAAACCTGGTTGGAAACCCGTTTGAAAACAAAACGTATAAAAGTGATAGAAGAAAAATAA
- a CDS encoding DUF3332 domain-containing protein, with amino-acid sequence MKKLLTKFTVVVLIACTAILMSGCYGSFSLTSKLHRWNGQVSNSKFVNELVFFGLCILPAYELCCLGDALIFNSIEFWGGNNPVAMGADEVEEMDVLHEGQMYKMIKKQNQLTIASTDGQEAVDFRYFPKEKAWYLMDGENKTKVVEMRDKSVFTYLPNDKTLVFDQTTANLIEQEVMAAR; translated from the coding sequence ATGAAAAAATTATTAACCAAATTTACTGTTGTTGTATTAATTGCTTGTACTGCAATTTTGATGTCAGGATGTTACGGATCGTTTTCACTTACTTCAAAGTTGCATCGTTGGAACGGTCAGGTTTCTAACAGCAAGTTTGTAAATGAATTGGTATTTTTCGGTTTGTGTATTCTGCCGGCCTATGAATTGTGCTGTTTGGGAGATGCATTGATTTTTAACTCTATCGAATTTTGGGGTGGTAACAATCCGGTAGCAATGGGAGCTGATGAAGTAGAAGAAATGGATGTGTTGCACGAAGGACAGATGTATAAGATGATTAAGAAACAAAATCAGTTGACGATTGCTTCGACGGACGGACAGGAAGCTGTGGATTTTCGTTATTTCCCGAAAGAAAAAGCGTGGTATCTGATGGACGGTGAGAATAAAACAAAAGTAGTGGAAATGCGTGATAAGAGTGTTTTCACTTATTTGCCGAACGACAAAACCCTGGTGTTCGATCAGACAACAGCAAATTTAATCGAGCAGGAAGTTATGGCTGCCAGATAA
- a CDS encoding response regulator, with product MIKVIVVDDHPIVTDGIKKLIDSCPDIRTIGTALCGKDCKELLQKTTPDIILLDINLPDINGMDLCRYIRGFYPFVRIIALTGFKEYFYMQKMLQNGANGYLLKNALPEEIIEGIREVYNGNSYFSEEADNVLQAHNNNKLFLTLRETELLKLVVEGYTNKEIASKLFLGVETINSYRKNLLLKLGVKNTAAMVKLAITEKLI from the coding sequence ATGATAAAAGTAATCGTAGTCGACGACCATCCTATTGTAACCGACGGTATCAAAAAATTAATCGATAGCTGTCCGGATATCCGTACCATAGGGACGGCCCTCTGTGGTAAAGACTGCAAAGAATTATTGCAAAAAACGACACCGGACATCATATTACTAGACATCAATCTGCCGGATATCAACGGTATGGACTTATGTCGATATATACGGGGATTTTATCCCTTTGTCCGGATAATTGCTCTTACCGGCTTTAAAGAATATTTCTATATGCAAAAAATGCTCCAAAACGGAGCAAACGGGTATTTATTAAAAAATGCCTTACCGGAAGAAATTATTGAAGGCATACGGGAAGTATATAACGGAAACTCTTATTTCAGCGAAGAAGCCGACAATGTTTTACAAGCACATAACAACAACAAACTTTTTCTGACATTGCGGGAGACCGAGTTGCTAAAACTCGTCGTAGAAGGCTACACAAATAAAGAGATCGCTTCAAAGTTATTTTTAGGTGTTGAAACGATTAACAGCTACCGTAAAAATCTACTATTAAAACTAGGAGTTAAAAACACCGCGGCCATGGTCAAACTGGCTATTACGGAAAAGCTGATTTAA